CACCAAGGAGACGGGCGTGACGGTGGACGACATCGCCAAGCGCCTGATCGACTACGGCTTCCACGCGCCGACGATGTCCTTCCCGGTGGCCGGCACGCTGATGATCGAGCCGACCGAGTCCGAGGACCTGCACGAGATTGACCGGTTCTGCGACGCGATGATCGAGATCCGGGCCGAGATCGACAAGGTCGGCTCGGGCGAGTGGGCGGCCGACGACAACCCGCTGCGCAACGCCCCGCACACCGCCGCCGAGCTGGCCGGCGACTGGGCGCACGGCTACTCGCGGCAGGAGGCGGTCTTCCCGGCGGGCGTGAACCCGGCGGACAAGTACTGGCCGCCGGTCAGCCGGATCGACGGCGCGTACGGCGACCGCAACCTGGTCTGCTCCTGCCCGCCGCTGGACGAGTACGGCGTCTGACCCGTTCGCCGACGCGGCGACAGTCAGACGGCAGGGCCCCGGCGGAACTTCCGCCGGGGCCCTGCCCGTGCCGTCGAATGCTTCCGAGTTCTTTCGAGCCGGCGGCTGCCTCCGCCTCGGCGTCCGGACCGCGCGGTGGTCAGGCCGCGTGGGCGACGGGGCGGCGCGGGGCGATCACCCGGCCGTCCGGCAGCAGCTCTCCGGTGTCCTCGAACAGGACGACGCCGTTGCAGAGCAGGCTCCAGCCCTGCTCCGGGTGGCAGGCCACCGGCACGGCCGCCTCGCGATCCTCGGACTCGGCCGACGGGCAATCAGGACGGTGCTGGCACATACGCGTACCCTCGCTTCGCTCTGCGATCCTCCCCGTGATGCGGTCGCCGTCGGTGGAATGCCGTCGGGAACCGCCGGTGGTCGGATCCTGTCCGCACGCCGGCCAGGTGTGGACCGGCGTTCAAGTGGGTAGGACAGGTGGTCCTTCCACGCTGGTTCCCAGTGTCGGCATCTGCGGACGAGCGCGCAGCGATTTCGTGACATGCGCCACAACTCCGGGCAGAGATCACCCGTTCAGGTGGGCCGGAGCGGAAAACGCGCACGGACGGGTCAGGTGCGCAGTGGCCCGAATGGGCCATGCCCGATGACCCGTCCGGGTGGTGATTCAG
The nucleotide sequence above comes from Streptomyces kaniharaensis. Encoded proteins:
- a CDS encoding DUF5999 family protein, with the translated sequence MCQHRPDCPSAESEDREAAVPVACHPEQGWSLLCNGVVLFEDTGELLPDGRVIAPRRPVAHAA